A window of Castanea sativa cultivar Marrone di Chiusa Pesio chromosome 1, ASM4071231v1 contains these coding sequences:
- the LOC142622360 gene encoding small ribosomal subunit protein uS13m-like, with protein MAFSSATKHSGSLATFLYNSMLNSGCASQSQRSRGLANAISSVGTVSDIGLRILPNLSFHGVHVQCINIGGGKGEIPDNKHLQIALQHIHGIGRSRARQILSKLSIENKLARELTGRELYALREELNNYMCAHELNNQVTKDIARLMEIQCYRGIRHSQGLPCRGQRTHTNARTWKGKAIPVAGKKKA; from the exons ATGGCTTTCTCCTCCGCAACAAAGCACTCTGGTTCTCTCGCTACATTCCTCTACAACAGTATGCTGAATAGTGGTTGTGCCTCCCAATCCCAAAGATCACGTGGCCTTGCAAATGCTATCTCTTCTGTAGGAACTGTTTCTGATATTGGCCTTCGAATCCTTCCAAATTTATCG TTTCATGGTGTACATGTCCAATGCATTAATATTGGAGGAGGAAAAGGGGAGATTCCAGACAACAAGCACCTGCAGATTGCTCTTCAGCACATTCATGGAATTGGCCGCTCCAGAGCTCGCCAAATTCTCAGCAAGCTCAGCATTGAGAACAAACTCGCCAGGGAGTTAACAGGGAGAGAACTCTATGCTCTCCGTGAGGAACTCAATAACTACATGTGCGCACATGAATTG AACAACCAAGTTACAAAGGATATAGCAAGATTGATGGAGATTCAGTGCTATAGAGGGATAAGGCATAGTCAGGGGTTGCCTTGTAGAGGACAGCGCACGCACACCAATGCCCGGACCTGGAAGGGAAAGGCAATTCCCGTTGCAGGAAAGAAGAAAGCTTAA
- the LOC142628131 gene encoding uncharacterized protein LOC142628131, producing the protein MEALSRMLDVAAMLGQFSSFSVGNSAGTLLTVSNLLFVDDTLIFCDADAHHLAALRGILARFEVVSGLKINLLKSKLVLIDVPNMDELVEILGCQQSSLPLKYFGLPLGASHKEKTIWNPVLEKMERHLAGWKRLY; encoded by the coding sequence atgGAGGCTTTAAGCCGTATGTTGGATGTGGCTGCTATGTTGGGACAATTTTCAAGCTTCTCAGTAGGTAATTCAGCTGGTACATTACTAACAGTGTCCAATCTCTTATTTGTAGATGATACACTTATTTTTTGCGATGCTGACGCACATCATTTAGCTGCTTTACGTGGAATTTTGGCCAGATTTGAAGTTGTATCAGGGTTAAAAATTAACTTACTGAAGTCAAAATTGGTATTAATTGACGTGCCTAATATGGATGAATTAGTGGAGATTTTGGGTTGTCAGCAGTCTTCACTTCCTTTGAAATATTTTGGCCTTCCATTGGGTgcttcccataaagagaagacAATTTGGAACCCtgttttggagaagatggagcgGCATCTAGCTGGGTGGAAGAGGTTGTATTAA
- the LOC142618211 gene encoding elongation factor Ts, mitochondrial: MAFSAVTKRSRSVGAIFFNARLFPNSTCGSRSRRFTTETSSSSASNQTNLIKQLRERTSAPIKDVKAALMESNWDIEAAQTELRKRGKVLASKKSARTATEGFLALALSHTRNRAALIELNCETDFVARNDIFQHLALSLAKQALLVESGTQAQLGFGAGGFHVGPENLEELKVNLEHPKISGETTVHNAITEVAAMMGENVKLRRVFVMSTSSNGVLSTYLHTSPQPGLGRIAGILTLEVEDGNSQLDALQRVGSELAMHIVAAKPLFLTKELVSSDALESEREILKSQAETSGKPQMAIEKMVEGRLRKYFEDVVLMEQKFVMNDTINVKMLLNNLSKEVGSPVKIGNFFRMEVGEGIQRLEESTAAEPVAQAV, encoded by the exons ATGGCTTTCTCCGCCGTAACAAAACGCTCTCGCTCTGTCGGAGCCATTTTCTTCAACGCTAGGCTCTTCCCAAATTCCACTTGTGGAAGTAGAAGTAGAAGATTCACCACcgaaacttcttcttcttcagcttCGAATCAAACGAATCTGATAAAGCAATTGAGGGAACGAACGAGCGCGCCCATAAAAGACGTGAAGGCCGCACTGATGGAATCCAATTGGGACATCGAGGCTGCGCAGACTGAGCTCAGGAAGAGAGGCAAAGTCCTGGCGTCCAAGAAGTCTGCTCGTACGGCCACCGAGGGTTTTCTTGCTCTCGCTCTCTCTCACACTCGCAATAGGGCTGCTCTTATCGAACTCAACTGCGAGACCGATTTTGTCGCCAGGAACGATATTTTTCAGCacttg gcttTGTCTTTGGCGAAGCAGGCTTTGCTGGTGGAAAGTGGTACTCAGGCTCAGCTGGGTTTTGGTGCTGGGGGGTTTCATGTTGGACCTGAGAATCTCGAG GAGTTGAAAGTAAATCTTGAACATCCAAAGATTAGTGGAGAAACAACTGTTCATAATGCAATTACCGAAGTGGCTGCAATGATGGGAGAAAATGTCAAACTTAGAAGGGTATTCGTGATGTCTACATCTTCAAATGGTGTTCTCTCTACCTACCTTCATACCAGTCCTCAACCAG GTTTGGGTCGTATTGCTGGAATTTTAACTCTTGAAGTAGAGGATGGAAATTCTCAACTGGATGCTCTTCAGCGTGTTGGATCAGAATTGGCAATGCATATAGTAGCAGCCAAGCCATTGTTCTTGACAAAGGAACTTGTTTCTTCTGACGCATTAGAAAGTGAAAGGGAAATTCTTAAGTCTCAG GCTGAAACCAGTGGGAAGCCTCAGATGGCCATAGAAAAAATGGTAGAAGGTCGACTTCGTAAATACTTTGAGGATGTTGTTCTAATGGAGcaaaaatttgttatgaatgACACCATAAATGTGAAG ATGCTGTTAAATAATCTATCCAAGGAAGTTGGCTCACCTGTGAAGATAGGGAATTTTTTCAGGATGGAAGTTGGAGAAGGAATTCAAAG GCTGGAAGAATCGACTGCAGCTGAACCTGTGGCTCAGGCTGTTTAA
- the LOC142622654 gene encoding uncharacterized protein LOC142622654, translated as MLASTPEFSLSTVLLIYISLLDIYIHEAYHMGNYVSCALSSPGGKQSRATKVIFPSGQIQEFHAPIKAAELMLETPNFFVVNSMSVQIGRRFSALNADEDLEMANVYVMFPMKRLNSIVTAADMGALFLTANSPDKRGSGQANIRTFPEPGDVPQLVEGKTADDWQENEAAVAVAVPKLNLDDIEEFSSPEFMHRLSMCRSRKPLLETIAEEPVICSR; from the coding sequence ATGCTAGCTAGTACTCCCGAGTTTTCTTTAAGTACCGTTTTGCTTATTTACATTTCTCTTCTTGACATATATATTCACGAGGCATATCATATGGGAAACTACGTTTCTTGTGCTCTATCCAGCCCAGGAGGCAAGCAATCTAGAGCCACAAAAGTGATCTTCCCAAGCGGCCAAATTCAAGAATTCCACGCACCCATTAAAGCAGCTGAACTCATGCTTGAAACACCAAACTTCTTCGTTGTAAACTCAATGTCTGTCCAAATTGGACGAAGGTTTTCTGCACTCAACGCCGACGAAGACCTAGAGATGGCTAACGTTTATGTCATGTTCCCCATGAAGAGACTCAACTCTATTGTCACAGCAGCTGACATGGGTGCCTTGTTCCTCACCGCCAATTCTCCAGACAAGCGTGGTTCTGGCCAAGCCAACATAAGGACATTTCCGGAGCCTGGAGATGTTCCCCAGTTGGTGGAGGGAAAAACAGCTGATGATTGGCAGGAAAATGAGGCGGCGGTGGCAGTGGCGGTGCCAAAGTTGAATTTGGATGATATTGAGGAATTTTCGTCGCCAGAGTTTATGCATAGGTTGTCTATGTGCAGGTCAAGGAAACCATTGTTAGAGACCATAGCAGAAGAGCCAGTTATTTGTTCACGTTAA